A region from the Xenopus laevis strain J_2021 chromosome 4S, Xenopus_laevis_v10.1, whole genome shotgun sequence genome encodes:
- the has3.S gene encoding hyaluronan synthase 3 isoform X2, with the protein MPGKFQTGLRVLATCLFALLVLGGILAAYVTGYQFIHTDRHHLSFGLYGAILGLHLLSQSLFAFLEHRKMRGGGRCPSGKSTVVLCIAAYQEDPEYLRKCLRSVRRLSYPHLRVIMVVDGNTEEDRYMMDIFREVMGSEGTCCYIWDKNYHESEEGGQEGERGVQEMVKNFQYVCIMQKWGGKREVMYTAFRALGDSVAYVQVCDSDTVLDPACTAEMLRILEEDPEVGGVGGDVQILNKYESWISFLSSVRYWMAFNVERACQSYFGCVQCISGPLGMYRNSLLQYFLEDWYHQTFLGQKCSFGDDRHLTNRVLSMGYRTKYTARSRCLTETPTRYLRWLNQQTRWSKSYFREWLYNALWFHKHHLWMTYESVVTGFFPFFLVATVVQLFYRGRVWNILLFLLTVQLVGILKATYACILRGNAEMIFMSLYSLLYMTSLLPAKIFAVITINKSGWGTSGRRKLVVNFMGMVPVSVWFCILLGGLVYTAYCQSHDPFTETELLFLLTGAILYGCYWVALLSLYLALIARRCGKRQELYNLALEEV; encoded by the exons atgCCTGGGAAGTTTCAGACTGGCCTTAGGGTGCTAGCCACTTGCCTCTTTGCTCTGCTGGTGTTGGGGGGCATCTTGGCTGCATATGTGACAGGGTACCAATTTATTCATACCGATCGCCACCATCTCTCATTTGGCCTATACGGAGCCATCCTGGGTCTCCATTTACTCTCTCAGAGCCTCTTTGCTTTTTTGGAGCACAGGAAGATGCGAGGAGGTGGGCGGTGTCCTTCAGGAAAGTCCACAGTGGTGCTTTGTATTGCAGCATATCAAGAGGACCCAGAGTACTTACGGAAATGTCTGCGATCAGTGCGCCGCCTCTCATATCCTCACCTTCGTGTGATCATGGTGGTGGATGGGAATACAGAAGAGGACAGATATATGATGGACATATTCCGAGAGGTCATGGGATCAGAGGGAACCTGCTGCTACATTTGGGACAAAAATTACCATGAATCAGAGGAGGGAGGACAAGAGGGTGAGAGGGGAGTACAGGAGATGGTGAAGAACTTCCAGTATGTCTGCATCATGCAGAAGTGGGGTGGAAAAAGGGAAGTCATGTATACTGCGTTTCGTGCACTTGGAGACAGTGTGGCTTATGTGCAG GTCTGTGACTCTGACACTGTGTTAGACCCAGCTTGCACCGCTGAGATGCTGCGCATTTTGGAAGAAGATCCTGAAGTGGGGGGAGTAGGTGGAGATGTGCAG ATCCTGAATAAGTACGAATCGTGGATCTCATTTCTGAGCAGTGTCCGCTACTGGATGGCATTCAATGTGGAACGGGCCTGCCAGTCCTATTTTGGCTGTGTTCAGTGCATAAGTGGCCCTCTGGGAATGTATAGGAACAGCCTTCTGCAGTACTTTTTAGAAGACTGGTACCATCAAACATTTTTGGGGCAGAAGTGTAGCTTTGGGGATGACAGACATCTAACAAACCGTGTACTAAGTATGGGATATCGAACTAAGTACACAGCTCGGTCTCGTTGCCTGACAGAGACACCAACACGGTATTTGCGCTGGTTGAACCAACAAACGCGCTGGAGCAAATCATACTTCCGTGAGTGGCTATACAATGCACTGTGGTTCCACAAACACCACCTTTGGATGACCTATGAATCTGTGGTTACTGGCTTCTTTCCCTTCTTCTTGGTGGCCACAGTGGTTCAACTATTTTATCGTGGCCGTGTTTGGAATATTCTTCTTTTTCTATTGACCGTACAGCTTGTTGGTATTTTGAAGGCAACCTATGCCTGTATCCTTCGAGGTAATGCTGAAATGATTTTCATGTCACTTTATTCACTTCTCTACATGACTAGCCTTCTGCCTGCCAAAATATTCGCAGTGATCACCATCAACAAGTCTGGCTGGGGGACTTCAGGGCGCAGGAAGCTGGTGGTGAATTTTATGGGTATGGTGCCCGTGTCTGTCTGGTTTTGCATTCTGCTGGGAGGATTAGTATACACAGCATATTGTCAGAGTCATGATCCGTTCACCGAAACAGAACTGTTATTCCTGTTGACAGGTGCCATCTTATACGGATGTTATTGGGTGGCACTTCTCAGTTTATATCTTGCTTTGATTGCCCGGCGGTGTGGGAAGAGACAAGAGCTGTACAACTTAGCATTGGAGGAAGTCTGA
- the has3.S gene encoding hyaluronan synthase 3 isoform X1 — MTEQEATHKMPGKFQTGLRVLATCLFALLVLGGILAAYVTGYQFIHTDRHHLSFGLYGAILGLHLLSQSLFAFLEHRKMRGGGRCPSGKSTVVLCIAAYQEDPEYLRKCLRSVRRLSYPHLRVIMVVDGNTEEDRYMMDIFREVMGSEGTCCYIWDKNYHESEEGGQEGERGVQEMVKNFQYVCIMQKWGGKREVMYTAFRALGDSVAYVQVCDSDTVLDPACTAEMLRILEEDPEVGGVGGDVQILNKYESWISFLSSVRYWMAFNVERACQSYFGCVQCISGPLGMYRNSLLQYFLEDWYHQTFLGQKCSFGDDRHLTNRVLSMGYRTKYTARSRCLTETPTRYLRWLNQQTRWSKSYFREWLYNALWFHKHHLWMTYESVVTGFFPFFLVATVVQLFYRGRVWNILLFLLTVQLVGILKATYACILRGNAEMIFMSLYSLLYMTSLLPAKIFAVITINKSGWGTSGRRKLVVNFMGMVPVSVWFCILLGGLVYTAYCQSHDPFTETELLFLLTGAILYGCYWVALLSLYLALIARRCGKRQELYNLALEEV; from the exons ATGACGGAGCAGGAGGCTACACATAAG atgCCTGGGAAGTTTCAGACTGGCCTTAGGGTGCTAGCCACTTGCCTCTTTGCTCTGCTGGTGTTGGGGGGCATCTTGGCTGCATATGTGACAGGGTACCAATTTATTCATACCGATCGCCACCATCTCTCATTTGGCCTATACGGAGCCATCCTGGGTCTCCATTTACTCTCTCAGAGCCTCTTTGCTTTTTTGGAGCACAGGAAGATGCGAGGAGGTGGGCGGTGTCCTTCAGGAAAGTCCACAGTGGTGCTTTGTATTGCAGCATATCAAGAGGACCCAGAGTACTTACGGAAATGTCTGCGATCAGTGCGCCGCCTCTCATATCCTCACCTTCGTGTGATCATGGTGGTGGATGGGAATACAGAAGAGGACAGATATATGATGGACATATTCCGAGAGGTCATGGGATCAGAGGGAACCTGCTGCTACATTTGGGACAAAAATTACCATGAATCAGAGGAGGGAGGACAAGAGGGTGAGAGGGGAGTACAGGAGATGGTGAAGAACTTCCAGTATGTCTGCATCATGCAGAAGTGGGGTGGAAAAAGGGAAGTCATGTATACTGCGTTTCGTGCACTTGGAGACAGTGTGGCTTATGTGCAG GTCTGTGACTCTGACACTGTGTTAGACCCAGCTTGCACCGCTGAGATGCTGCGCATTTTGGAAGAAGATCCTGAAGTGGGGGGAGTAGGTGGAGATGTGCAG ATCCTGAATAAGTACGAATCGTGGATCTCATTTCTGAGCAGTGTCCGCTACTGGATGGCATTCAATGTGGAACGGGCCTGCCAGTCCTATTTTGGCTGTGTTCAGTGCATAAGTGGCCCTCTGGGAATGTATAGGAACAGCCTTCTGCAGTACTTTTTAGAAGACTGGTACCATCAAACATTTTTGGGGCAGAAGTGTAGCTTTGGGGATGACAGACATCTAACAAACCGTGTACTAAGTATGGGATATCGAACTAAGTACACAGCTCGGTCTCGTTGCCTGACAGAGACACCAACACGGTATTTGCGCTGGTTGAACCAACAAACGCGCTGGAGCAAATCATACTTCCGTGAGTGGCTATACAATGCACTGTGGTTCCACAAACACCACCTTTGGATGACCTATGAATCTGTGGTTACTGGCTTCTTTCCCTTCTTCTTGGTGGCCACAGTGGTTCAACTATTTTATCGTGGCCGTGTTTGGAATATTCTTCTTTTTCTATTGACCGTACAGCTTGTTGGTATTTTGAAGGCAACCTATGCCTGTATCCTTCGAGGTAATGCTGAAATGATTTTCATGTCACTTTATTCACTTCTCTACATGACTAGCCTTCTGCCTGCCAAAATATTCGCAGTGATCACCATCAACAAGTCTGGCTGGGGGACTTCAGGGCGCAGGAAGCTGGTGGTGAATTTTATGGGTATGGTGCCCGTGTCTGTCTGGTTTTGCATTCTGCTGGGAGGATTAGTATACACAGCATATTGTCAGAGTCATGATCCGTTCACCGAAACAGAACTGTTATTCCTGTTGACAGGTGCCATCTTATACGGATGTTATTGGGTGGCACTTCTCAGTTTATATCTTGCTTTGATTGCCCGGCGGTGTGGGAAGAGACAAGAGCTGTACAACTTAGCATTGGAGGAAGTCTGA